aataaatgtaGGTGAGTCCCTTTGGAAAAATCAGTTCTccactctcctctgctgttagCCTAACCTTTAAACCAATATTTACTTTTCAGACTTCTTTGCTCCTGCTCTGTGAAGGTTAATCAGTACACACACTATTGTTTCTTAGCCCTCATTTATTCGCTTACAATGTTAAAGTAATCGATGGAATCTACAAGTCATGACTCCAACTATCTGATTTTCCTTCACAGTGACGTTCCTGGTGTCTGCTAGTGGCCGCTCAAACACAAGGAATCAAGTGTTTGAACAAGCCGAAATGAGAGTAAAATTGCTGCCTTCAGTTGCTGTTGGAATAAACAAAACTCCACGATGAACACAGACCTGTACAATTTAATGACTGCAGTTATCAAAAATTGACATTTAGGGTGGTGAGAGGATAAAAGCCATGTAGACAACCTATGTGGTGATCCATCATGGTAATCACACCCTCATTCCTTTTTATGGGAAACTTTATATGATCATCATCTGACGCAGATGCAGAGtcataaaaacagatatatttTGCCAAAAGTTATTAGCATATCATAACCATTAATCAGCGTGTTTATATCAATGCATGGGTTGTCTGGGAATCATTCCTTAGTCATGCAACTTCATGCAACTTCTACCCAATATAGTAAGTAATTAATTAAAGCTTAGTTACTTAACTCATCACTTATTTGCTTCATTTTGCCACTATTTCACATATAAACTTGATTTCTAAAACCATTTAAAGAAATGGACTGTGATCTTGAGATAGCATTGTATTTGGGGGTGTTAATTTAATCTGATGCATCCACTTGCACCCCCTCGCCCATGTTATATTATCACTTTACTATAATAATAGACAAACCAATCAAACATAGTGCAGTATCtccttttattttcaaattgGATGCTTGGATGCAGGAGCTTACGTGAGGTCCTTGAATGCAGCATCGGTTTCCAGGGAGTGGCCCCTGCACCTGTCCGACCTGTTTAGGGGACACATGACTCCAGAGGAATTTCCCCCGCTGCTCCCGTCCTTTTGTTTAACGGAGTCTTTTGTAGTGGGATACAGAGGGTGAGCGCCAGAGGAGAGGGGgcgaaagagagaagagagagggagacacagagatgtCGGAACCAGCCACTAATCCCGCTGCCACCTCGTTCCCAGCGCCAACTATTTCCTTACCTTTGGGACTGGAAGTATTGAGGACTTACTCTGGAGCTCTTGTCTGTTTAGAAATagtaagtgttttgttttgtttttcttaaagaagGTTATGGTTGATAttaaactgtatattatatTCTTAAATGTAGCAGTTACCTCAGTGGTGTTGTAGAAATATTCTACTGAAACCCTATAGtcaatatttctttattaataaTTGACGGCCATTTGTTGTTGAAGTTATCTTGGAGGCTGGTGACACATACTTTCTGGTGTGGGCTGCTCTGTATTCAAACGCCGTAGGCTGGGTTTGTTGCGTACAGTCTGACAGTTAAAGCAAAGGCAAATGTCGCCCCAAGCATTGGCCAGTATTGGCCAGGGCTTGGGCACCTGTTTCTTACAGAGAAACAATAGTTCAGACCAGAATGCAACGCCCTGCAGGTGGGGCAGTGCAGGCCTGTAATTATACCAGATGTATCATGAGCACCAGTCATCTCCTTTTTATAATACAATATTAATCATGGCATTAATAACAGTCCATTGGTACGTTTTGGTTTATATCTGCATAGTGGCAACTTCATTTTCTCCATCTTGATGATCTTTAACCCTGCAAGGTGACCTCTACCGTGCCTTAACACACCACCAACAAGTTGTTATTGAAATGTTAATGCATTTTCCAACATGTTGTAACTGTCAAAAGGTACAATTGACAGCTGGTATGCTGTAGTTTCTTTAAAGTTCCTTATTAGCATCTTCTGTGTTTTAATACATTGTGTTACCTTCAGGATTTAGATGTGCAGGTTTGTCCCTTCGTCAAAATAAACCATATTAAAGATAAGACATCAGGCTACTCCTCTGTCATATGTCATTTGTTCCTCTGCCTTGCAGTCTGTAATCAAACACAGTGTCTTTATGGCCTTTCAATAGCAACATTTGCATCCTGGTAGCCCTTTCTACAAAGGGAAGCTCTGGAGATAAAACAACAGGTTGCTTTTAGCAGGAGACGAAATTGCTTTGAGCAgtgtacatttatttattcaaggCGGGCAGCCGACTCTGTTTTTAGCACCACAGGAACCCCTGGCCTCATGCTACCTTACATTAAAAAGACCCCAATGAGTCCCAAGCAGTGAGGTAAACTTTGGGAAAAACAGATCACTGATATCTGAGCAGGAATCTGTATCAGCAGATGTCCTGAGTTAAGGTATCAGAATCAGTATCAGGAGAGAAAATGTTGGAtcattacattcattcattataatGCACCATTCTTAGTATGTCATAAACTGTTGATAGAACTGTAACTATAGAAATGTGTCCTCTGAAACATGTAACGGATCCAAACAAGATCTTTCTAAGTGCTTTTCCCAGCACTGGCTAAAGAATTAGTTTAATTTCTGCATGTACAATAAAACTCACACTGTATCTGTCACCAATATGAGTGTTTGTTTATATCCCCAGTTGTTTGGTGGTCTAGTATGGATCCTGGTGGCTTCCTCCAATGTGCCCGTGCCTCTGCTGCAGGGCTGGGTGATGTTTGTCTCTCTCAccaccttcttcctctcctccgcCTACCTCACTCTCCTCATCACTGGCCTGGCTGACCGCATCAACACTGACTGGAACTTCTTGGTAAGTCATTGATAAGTGAGTTGATAAGTCAGCCATCCATGTTATCCAGCTGTTGATCTAgctttctgtctgtctatctagcATGCTATCTATCTGTCTAAAGTGTACATGGCCTGCATCATAACCAGAAAAGGAAGATATTTCTATTaggtatattaatattttatatttgacatattaaatatttaactgtTATTTAAAACAGCAAGGATATGCgggagatgagagaaaaagtccaaTCCCACTAAAATGTAAGATGGCTGTCGGTGGCAGAGCAGTGTTTGATAATGTTGCTATGGCAGTGACTATTGTTTGGTGCGTGAAAGTCAAAGATCTGGTCCAGTGGCAAACCTACAAATCATTCTTCTGGTAGCGGCAGCATTTTTATTCAACTTGTGTTATGAACTGTCTTCATATCAAACAATGACTGCACTATGAAAAGCGAGCCAGTTTATTTCTACCAAAAGACTGTATTGAAATAGTCAAATACAAAGCATGATGGGTAGTTGAGGCTTTCCCTGTAGATGACCTTGGGGTTTTCTAAATGACATTTCCTATTGTACATTATTCCTCTTAATGTATGAAAAGTAAATCgcttttttattgttattgctgATAGATAACATAGTATTTTTAAGTCTAATTTTCAGTGTGGCTATTATGGATGGGAAACTTGTGATTTGACCCATCATTATAAGGCACATCCAATTATGGACACACATGCTGAgaataaacaacaaaagataCACATTTGGGGTATTGTGTCAATACGGTATGTTAGTCACGATATCACATGTGAAATCTTAGCAGGAGTTGTTCTTTCATGTCACACATCAGTAcagtgtgtatacctgtgtgtctgtgttgttgtaATGTTAGCCTAACATTACAAATCTCCCATAAAAAGAGCATTTTATGTCACTGAAAAAGACACTGAATATTATAGACAGGTCTATAGTGTttgcagttttattatttaagacAAACTCTCAGTAACTTGAGGTACTATTAGAACAGGAGCTCGCAAACACATTAAAGTTAACCAAATAAATAGTTTCTTTACTAAAATGATCAAACTACACAGTGAGGCAGCTCATTTTATTATTAGCCCTCTTGTAGCATAATATAAATCTGGCTTATTCAGAGACAAGCAATTACACTTCGTCATCTCAAAATGACAGAATTTAACACTCTAAATTAAACTGCCAACTTCTATTACCATGTTCTGACTGTGCCAGTGTTCACCATAGCCCAGTTGTTACTATGACAGATTTAATTGCCTGCATAAATGCACATAAATCACTGTTTTAAAAGTGGCTTTAAATGCTCTCAACATCTGCTAGTAGTGATCCAGGAACAGAAATTAAATGAGGATCTGTCAGAATAGCAGCACTAGTAGTGTCCAAGAAGCCCACAAAAGCCCATACAGCTCTAGTGCTTTTCTTTTTAGTCATTAGTCATAAGTAGAGTCAGTGAGCTCTAGATTTATTCCAGGAACTGGGAATACAAACTACTACATAATAATGAGTCTAAGGTATGGACAGGTCTGCTTGGCTTTAGACGGTTTCAATAATGGTCCTTAAATGGGAAAGTAGCACATGCTGTACATGTACTCAGACAAAATCAGCTTGTTGCTTGTTATTTCAGCACTGCCATAAATATGATGAGTATGTTCATGATATAAGAGAACATGTGAAGCTGCTCCATGTCCTCATGTTATGTCATTGTAGAGGACTCTGTGTTAAGTCTGGGTTCTCAGACTGAGCCAGCCTTGCCCCGGGCTCCAGGCCTTGCTCCCAGGAGTAGCCAGGCGTGTGGGGTTGTTTGTTTTCGGCCGAACAATGAGTGACATGGATGATGAGCTCACACCATAACGCAACAAAGGCCTGTCTGTTGTCCCGCCAAGCTCACAGAGTTGACAACACAAACTCTCATTAACCTCCTTTACACTCTGACATGACCTCtctctatcttttctttgtatcttttatctcttttctgtctttaacTCCAAATCTCTTAAACCTGTGTTactctcattttttttaaattctctctTGTTCTTTTATTTGCCATGTTTGTTGTATATACTTATTATAAGCTTTGCAATTAATTTAAAAGGTTGATGCTTTGACAGCTAGCCAGTGCACCTACTGTATTGTCTAATAATTACACAATGGGATAAAACTCACACGTTGGTCATTCTTTGCTCCCAACTACTGGAAGGAGGACAAATCTTCCAAACATTTATCCTGCTAAATGGAATTTAACAGTTGTTCAGCAGGTTTacgaaaaaaacaaacttttgctGTTCTTGTGTCTGTTATTTACACTTGAAACATGAAACTCTTGAACTTCTGTTCTATTTATTTCTAATGCAttctctcttctgtttctcaGGATGTGGTTTACCATTTTGTAGCTTTGCTTTTCTACTTTGCTGCCTTCGTGCTGGAAGCAGCAACTACAGCAGCTAATGGAGGAGCCAATATCAAGCCACTGCCTAACAGCACTGAAACTGTAATGTGTATAACCTACCCCCGAGGCAATATATTCACAGTACTGAATGAGAAGCAATACAGTATTAATGTGGCAGCTACGGTGAGTGATATCTTTTAAACTGAGTCTGTCATATTATGTACAGTGCATGCTGaatttgtgcattttatttcatattatcACTCATAGCACTGTCTTAATGAATATAGCCCAATGTCAAACTTCTACAGAGGTAGGGGAGTTGCTGAAAGTACCTTAGAAAGTTAAAAACCTCCCTCATGTTGCAATAGAATTCACAGTATTCGAAGCAATACTGCTCATGGTATCATGACAGGTTATTGCTTTATAATCATTAAAGCCCTATTATACTCTTTCAAACTCTCAATAAGTcctgtcagaaagaaaaaacaactcatTTGACTCATCTGCAAAGTAACCTCCCATTAGACTAAACTCTAGTTTTGGTCTACCTTTTCATCATATGTGAAAGAGTGTCCCTGTTTccataaataaacagaatatactgtctgtctgtggcaTCCTGCTATCAGCTAGAACTGTCAGGCCATAAAACAGTGTGATAAAAAGCAGATGTCAACTATCCTCTTTGATAGAAATATAGGAGGTTATGTTAGGTAAGGCCATCTTTTATGTTGACAAAACATGTACTGGGCAAATCGTTACTAAAAATAGTGATGTTCAATTGTAGGACCAATTTTTTAGCACTATTATGATCATCTTCAAGTGTATGGATTGAGCCATTTTGAAATGGAATATGAAATATTGGAatgaaatatatactgtatatgatcaCTGATACAGTAGTTCATGTACCTGTATCTCCATGGATTTTTACAAAGCTAAACTTATTGCTGTAACATGAAAGCTAGATAAAATGGAAGAATCAACCTAGAGCACAGTCTATTTTACcaacatattttttatatggTGGTGTAAAAGACTAGATCCTAGAACAGAGTGTTTGACAGAAGGGTTCAGattataattttaaataattattttagccaattattaagtaaaaataccaaatatttgctggcAATTTAAAAGATAATGAATATGTGTGCGTCAAAATTAATAGTAAAAGTAATAGCTAGTTGTTAGTTGAAAGGTTTTTCTGACCAAgtggtttattttttctcttttgtcttttgtctcagATATTTGCATTTGTGGTGACACTATGCTACGGCTGCAGTATGATGATGGGCTTCAAGAGATGGAGGATGTAACCTGCAGTACATGAATACAACCTAATTTTATAACTGTTTCATAACTTCAGCATGTATTAAAACATCAGCCACAACATCCACATCCTGctattcagttcagttcaggtCAGTTAGAGCTTTATATTAATAATGGGAAACTCATGTCAACATGCTATCACATCGCAGTCACAGTCAAAACACAGGTTTAGATTTTGGAGCAATAAAATTCACACAGGAATCAAAGCCCCAAAGAAATATTTTCTGACTATAATAAATCTTGTTCTGAGAAATTGAAAGAATTTGTTTCAAGTTTGGCGGTTAAATGTATCTTGATTTTTTAGTTGTTCAGTTAGCATACGATTTGATTCATTTGCTGATAACCAACCGTTTCTATAGCTTTAATTAACCCCTCCAGCAAAAATCTATGTTGGAAATTAGAGAAAGTTGTGAGGGGACTGTGTCTATGATACATGGTAACTTTGCAAGCTGTAAGTaatgttcctttttattttgtcaacattttattaACCATACCATTACCTGAGTTAAATCTTCATTCAAGAAAATATTTCCCATTCCCAATgccacaaaaaatgtttatgcTTCTTATGGGTTAAGCACAACAGAACGCTATAGCACAGAATGTTATGGCACAATTTATTGGAAAGACCCTAAAAGGCAGTGTGATTGTTTTCACTGTCCTTCAATTAACTTGGTGCTAAGGAACTGACTCACTTTACATTGAACAtggtttttattaatttttgtaAGTGGCCATTATTTATGATGTTAGCTGATTTGCATTTCAAAGTTTTCATTTCTTGTTGTGAGcactttttgtcacattttctcaGTATATCCAACATAAGTGTTTGTCACAATGTTGTAACTGTTTTACATGGTTGTTCAATATAACTTTCTGAGATGACTGTGTGGTGAACTCTGTAGGCTTAAGTAAACCAGTCTGTTACTTATAAATGCAAGTTGACCAACATCTGGGTTGAATAAATCTGACATTCTTCAGGTTCTACTACAAACTAATTGTTTGATCTGAccatcataataaaaaaatactattgTCAGCTACTATGTTATTTCAAACGTTGATCTTTATCCATTAACAGATTATTTACATAGAGTATGTTTTTAGTGCTCAACCCTTGTGACTGTGTTGAGGTGGCATAAAATTTCCTAAATCAATAACTATGTTACTTGATACATGATTTATTAgttatatgtactgtatattcttgTTTGTATTAGACTATTGAGTTATGTTCCTATtaatttaaaatagttttaaatgaCTATGaagaatgtttgtttgttatttgacACCTGctgttgttgacattttaagaactacaaaaataaacattttgaagaaaaaaataacctcTGGACAGTGTTCCACAGtatctttttttctgctacCACTAAGAGCCGCCAAAGAAGAGCCACCAAAGTCATACATATTCAAATCCTTCACATTTGAGCTTAATGAAAGCAGCTACTGCACTTGCCTGTAAGTGTGCAAAGATGTGATTTTCCACAGTGTCCCaggtaaaaaataataaaaaaaaaatcctcatggTGCACAACTGCAAAAGTTTACAAAGTGAACAATGTTCCTTCAGTTATGTGTGAGAGGGTAAAAGGGAGGTCCTCCATATATGACGAGAACATACAAACTATAGGCCTTTTTcattcacagaagacattttgaagtGTCACagtgtaaacaataaaaataatgatggctgaattccatttagctgctttgtgGCCTTGTTATGGTGCATGCTGTCTTATTGTAACGCTGTCAGGACttacac
This sequence is a window from Thunnus thynnus chromosome 10, fThuThy2.1, whole genome shotgun sequence. Protein-coding genes within it:
- the mal2 gene encoding protein MAL2; the encoded protein is MSEPATNPAATSFPAPTISLPLGLEVLRTYSGALVCLEILFGGLVWILVASSNVPVPLLQGWVMFVSLTTFFLSSAYLTLLITGLADRINTDWNFLDVVYHFVALLFYFAAFVLEAATTAANGGANIKPLPNSTETVMCITYPRGNIFTVLNEKQYSINVAATIFAFVVTLCYGCSMMMGFKRWRM